A DNA window from Citrobacter tructae contains the following coding sequences:
- a CDS encoding PTS sugar transporter subunit IIB, whose translation MLVIRTVCGNGIGSSLMAANNVKKICEELGIKADVASVDFANAVGEKAHLYITIKELATQFPAHCNVAIIRSYVHKAKIAEDISEALQKLAVTHS comes from the coding sequence ATGTTAGTTATCAGAACAGTATGTGGTAACGGTATTGGCAGTTCATTAATGGCTGCAAATAACGTGAAGAAAATATGTGAAGAATTAGGAATAAAAGCAGACGTTGCCTCTGTGGATTTTGCTAATGCAGTCGGGGAAAAAGCCCATCTTTATATCACGATAAAAGAATTAGCAACTCAGTTTCCGGCACACTGCAATGTCGCTATTATTCGCAGTTATGTTCATAAAGCAAAAATTGCAGAAGATATTAGCGAAGCACTACAAAAACTTGCTGTTACTCATTCATAA
- a CDS encoding amidohydrolase: MSQTATLILTHGKIHTLESQCPQVEAVAINDGKILATGSHDRVMSLAAEGTQVVDLQGHTVIPGLNDSHLHLIRGGLNYNLELRWEGVPSLADALRMLKEQADRTPSPQWVRVVGGWSEFQFAERRMPTLEELNEAAPDTPVFVLHLYDRALLNRAALKAVGYTKATPDPAGGEIVRDGNGNPTGMLIAKPNAMILYSTLAKGPKLPLEMQVNSTRQFMRELNRLGLTSAIDAGGGFQNYPEDYEIIEQLHANKQMTVRIAYNLFTQRPKQEVEDFERWTDMLKPGQGTDFYRANGAGEMLVFSAADFEDFLQPRPDLPEGMEDELERVVRHLVEHRWPFRLHATYDESISRMLDVFEKVNRDIPFNGLHWFFDHAETITERNIERVKALGGGIAVQHRMAFQGEYFVDRYGKDAVKHTPPVAKMLAAEVPVGLGTDATRVASYNPWTALYWLVSGRTVGGMAMYDDDNRLPRDVALELWTAGSAWFSSEQGKKGRIAKDQLADLVVLSKDYFTVPEEKIKGIESVMTIVDGKVVYAAGHFTPLAPPAIPVVPDWSPVMNVPGHYRSAPPIAAKVGAMVQMHQCCGSCGVHGHQHEIARQSGIPVSDDRAFWGALGCSCFAF, translated from the coding sequence ATGTCTCAAACTGCCACTCTGATTCTGACTCACGGAAAAATTCATACCCTTGAAAGCCAATGCCCGCAGGTGGAGGCGGTGGCGATCAACGACGGGAAGATCCTGGCGACAGGTAGCCACGATCGGGTTATGAGCCTTGCCGCTGAAGGTACGCAGGTTGTCGATCTGCAAGGTCATACCGTGATCCCGGGTCTTAATGATTCACACCTGCACCTGATTCGCGGTGGGCTGAATTACAATCTGGAACTACGCTGGGAAGGTGTTCCGTCGCTGGCGGACGCGCTGCGTATGCTCAAAGAGCAAGCTGATCGCACACCGTCGCCGCAGTGGGTTCGCGTAGTGGGCGGCTGGAGCGAATTTCAGTTTGCTGAACGCCGCATGCCGACCCTGGAAGAACTCAACGAAGCCGCACCGGACACGCCCGTTTTTGTTCTGCATCTCTACGACAGGGCGTTGCTGAACCGAGCGGCGCTGAAAGCCGTGGGGTATACCAAAGCGACGCCGGATCCGGCGGGGGGTGAGATCGTGCGTGATGGAAATGGCAACCCGACCGGCATGCTGATCGCCAAACCTAACGCCATGATCCTTTACTCGACGCTGGCGAAAGGACCAAAACTGCCGCTGGAAATGCAGGTGAACTCGACCCGCCAGTTTATGCGCGAGCTGAACCGTCTGGGCCTAACCAGCGCCATTGATGCTGGCGGCGGTTTTCAGAACTACCCGGAAGATTACGAGATAATCGAGCAATTGCACGCCAATAAACAGATGACGGTGCGCATCGCCTACAACCTGTTTACCCAGCGTCCGAAGCAGGAAGTGGAAGACTTTGAACGCTGGACCGATATGCTCAAGCCAGGACAGGGGACCGACTTCTACCGCGCTAATGGTGCTGGTGAAATGCTGGTCTTTTCGGCGGCAGATTTCGAAGATTTCCTGCAGCCGCGCCCGGATTTACCGGAAGGTATGGAAGATGAGTTGGAGCGCGTGGTACGCCACCTGGTGGAACATCGCTGGCCGTTCCGCCTGCACGCCACTTATGATGAATCGATCAGCCGCATGCTGGATGTGTTCGAGAAGGTGAATCGCGATATCCCGTTCAATGGTCTGCACTGGTTCTTCGATCACGCGGAAACCATAACCGAACGAAATATCGAGCGCGTGAAAGCGCTGGGCGGCGGGATTGCGGTTCAGCATCGGATGGCGTTCCAGGGCGAGTATTTTGTCGATCGCTATGGCAAAGACGCGGTGAAACATACGCCGCCAGTGGCGAAAATGTTGGCGGCGGAAGTACCGGTAGGCTTGGGGACTGACGCGACTCGCGTGGCGAGCTACAACCCGTGGACGGCATTGTACTGGCTGGTCTCCGGACGCACTGTCGGGGGGATGGCCATGTATGACGACGACAACCGTTTACCGCGCGACGTGGCGCTGGAGCTGTGGACTGCGGGCAGTGCCTGGTTCTCCAGTGAGCAGGGCAAGAAAGGCCGCATTGCTAAAGATCAGCTTGCTGACCTGGTCGTGTTGTCAAAAGACTATTTCACCGTGCCAGAAGAGAAGATTAAAGGCATTGAGTCGGTGATGACGATTGTGGACGGCAAAGTCGTTTATGCCGCCGGACATTTCACACCGCTGGCGCCCCCTGCTATTCCAGTGGTACCTGACTGGTCGCCGGTGATGAACGTGCCGGGGCACTACCGCTCAGCACCACCAATTGCCGCGAAAGTGGGCGCAATGGTCCAGATGCATCAGTGTTGCGGAAGCTGTGGCGTACATGGACACCAGCATGAGATTGCGCGTCAATCTGGTATTCCGGTGTCGGATGACCGGGCGTTCTGGGGCGCGTTGGGATGTTCGTGCTTTGCGTTCTAG
- the yajC gene encoding preprotein translocase subunit YajC, whose protein sequence is MSFFISDAVAATGAPAQGSPMSLILMLVVFGLIFYFMILRPQQKRTKEHKNLMSSIAKGDEVLTNGGLVGRVTKVAETGYISIALNDTTEVVIKRDFVAAVLPKGTMKAL, encoded by the coding sequence ATGAGCTTTTTTATTTCTGATGCGGTAGCGGCAACAGGTGCTCCGGCGCAGGGCAGCCCGATGTCTCTGATTCTGATGCTGGTGGTGTTTGGTCTGATTTTCTATTTCATGATCCTGCGCCCACAGCAAAAGCGTACCAAAGAACATAAAAACCTGATGAGCTCCATTGCCAAAGGTGATGAAGTCCTGACGAACGGTGGTCTGGTTGGTCGTGTGACTAAAGTAGCAGAAACTGGCTACATCTCTATCGCACTGAACGACACCACTGAAGTGGTTATCAAACGTGACTTCGTAGCTGCCGTTCTGCCGAAAGGCACCATGAAGGCGCTGTAA
- a CDS encoding PTS sugar transporter subunit IIA, whose protein sequence is MEIIFDPTLIALKQNISTAEDAIRSAGSLLVKKNICRAEYVEEMIEVYQNFGPAIVIDYGLAMPHARPEKGALRTGFSLITTQQPISFGHDEFDPVSVIIAIAGADADSHIKMIQVIASLIESDIVNFLQQHNDVNSALHFIRKQME, encoded by the coding sequence ATGGAAATTATTTTTGACCCTACGCTAATTGCATTAAAACAAAACATTTCAACAGCCGAAGATGCGATCAGATCTGCGGGTTCGCTATTGGTGAAAAAAAATATTTGCCGCGCCGAATACGTAGAAGAAATGATAGAAGTCTACCAAAATTTTGGCCCAGCGATTGTCATCGATTATGGTCTGGCAATGCCTCATGCTCGCCCTGAGAAAGGCGCTTTGCGTACCGGATTTTCCTTAATTACAACCCAACAACCAATTAGTTTTGGTCATGATGAATTTGACCCGGTGAGCGTCATCATTGCTATTGCCGGTGCAGATGCAGATAGCCATATAAAAATGATTCAGGTTATTGCCAGTCTAATTGAGTCAGACATTGTTAATTTCCTTCAACAACATAACGATGTTAACTCAGCATTACATTTTATCCGAAAACAAATGGAGTAG
- the tgt gene encoding tRNA guanosine(34) transglycosylase Tgt, which translates to MKFELDTTDGRARRGRLVFDRGVVETPAFMPVGTYGTVKGMTPEEVEATGAQIILGNTFHLWLRPGQEIMKLHGDLHDFMQWKGPILTDSGGFQVFSLGDIRKITEQGVHFRNPINGDPIFLDPEKSMEIQYDLGSDIVMIFDECTPYPADWDYAKRSMEMSLRWAQRSRDRFDGLGNKNALFGIIQGSVYEDLRDISVKGLVDIGFDGYAVGGLAVGEPKEDMHRILEHVCPQIPADKPRYLMGVGKPEDLVEGVRRGIDMFDCVMPTRNARNGHLFVTDGVVKIRNAKHKSDTSPLDAECDCYTCRNYSRAYLHHLDRCNEILGARLNTIHNLRYYQRLMAGLRKAIEEGKLESFVTDFYQRQGRPVPPLNVD; encoded by the coding sequence ATGAAATTTGAACTGGACACCACAGACGGACGCGCTCGCCGCGGCCGCCTGGTTTTTGATCGTGGCGTAGTAGAAACGCCAGCCTTTATGCCTGTGGGTACCTACGGTACGGTGAAAGGCATGACGCCGGAAGAAGTTGAAGCCACCGGCGCACAAATTATTCTCGGCAACACCTTCCACCTGTGGCTGCGCCCGGGTCAGGAAATCATGAAGCTGCATGGCGATTTGCATGACTTCATGCAGTGGAAAGGACCGATCCTCACCGATTCTGGTGGTTTCCAGGTATTCAGCCTGGGCGATATCCGTAAGATCACCGAACAGGGCGTGCATTTCCGCAACCCCATCAACGGCGATCCGATTTTCCTCGATCCTGAGAAGTCGATGGAGATTCAATACGATCTCGGTTCCGATATCGTCATGATTTTCGACGAATGTACACCATACCCGGCTGACTGGGACTATGCTAAACGCTCAATGGAAATGTCTTTACGCTGGGCGCAGCGTAGCCGTGACCGTTTTGATGGCCTCGGCAACAAAAATGCGCTTTTTGGCATCATTCAGGGCAGTGTTTACGAAGATTTACGTGATATCTCCGTCAAAGGTCTGGTAGATATCGGCTTTGATGGCTACGCTGTCGGCGGTTTGGCTGTGGGTGAACCGAAAGAAGACATGCACCGTATTCTGGAACATGTTTGCCCGCAAATTCCGGCAGATAAACCTCGTTACCTGATGGGCGTCGGCAAACCGGAAGATCTGGTTGAAGGCGTGCGTCGCGGTATCGACATGTTTGACTGCGTGATGCCAACGCGAAATGCCCGTAATGGTCATTTGTTTGTGACTGACGGCGTGGTAAAAATTCGTAATGCGAAGCATAAAAGCGACACCAGTCCGCTCGATGCCGAGTGTGATTGCTACACCTGTCGCAATTATTCACGCGCTTACTTGCATCATCTTGACCGTTGCAACGAAATATTGGGCGCGCGACTCAATACCATTCATAACCTTCGTTACTACCAGCGTTTGATGGCGGGTTTACGTAAGGCTATTGAAGAAGGTAAATTAGAGAGCTTCGTGACCGATTTTTACCAACGTCAGGGTCGACCTGTTCCACCTTTGAACGTTGATTAA
- a CDS encoding peroxiredoxin encodes MVLVTRQAPDFTAAAVLGSGEIVENFNFKQHTNGKTTVLFFWPMDFTFVCPSELIAFDKRYEEFQKRGVEVVGVSFDSEFVHNAWRNTPVDKGGIGAVKYAMVADIKREIQKAYGIEHPEAGVALRGSFLIDANGIVRHQVVNDLPLGRNIDEMLRMVDALQFHEEHGDVCPAQWEKGKEGMNASPDGVAKYLTENVSSL; translated from the coding sequence ATGGTACTGGTAACTCGTCAGGCTCCGGATTTCACAGCAGCTGCGGTACTGGGTAGCGGTGAGATTGTTGAGAACTTCAACTTCAAACAGCATACCAACGGTAAAACCACCGTTCTTTTCTTCTGGCCGATGGACTTCACCTTCGTTTGCCCGTCTGAACTGATCGCGTTCGACAAGCGTTACGAAGAATTCCAGAAGCGCGGCGTTGAAGTGGTTGGCGTTTCTTTCGACTCTGAGTTTGTCCACAACGCATGGCGTAACACCCCTGTCGACAAAGGCGGCATCGGTGCAGTGAAATACGCAATGGTTGCTGACATCAAACGTGAAATCCAGAAAGCCTACGGCATCGAGCACCCGGAAGCGGGCGTTGCTCTGCGCGGTTCTTTCCTGATCGACGCAAACGGCATTGTTCGCCACCAGGTGGTTAACGATCTGCCGCTGGGTCGTAACATCGACGAAATGCTGCGTATGGTTGACGCGCTGCAGTTCCACGAAGAGCACGGCGATGTTTGCCCGGCACAGTGGGAAAAAGGTAAAGAAGGTATGAACGCGTCTCCGGACGGTGTTGCAAAATACCTGACCGAAAACGTCTCTAGCCTGTAA
- a CDS encoding carbohydrate kinase family protein has product MAILSVGFSCFDQFFFLNEWPQENTKNFSHDFIESGGGPAANAAWLLGLWGEDIYYIGHLNKDIYGQRIIDEFAQAGVNTDHIVFSDEMITPLASVLVNRLTGSRTIITRKMQTLPSLTYDQKLKLDDLAERLISTEEPVTLLIDGHEPEISEYLLKKLPNARVVMDGGSLRDSNVKLAAWTDYFVVSEHFARDYMGLASLSTETELKSTLIELNKICRGEAFITLGEKGCAFLKNGLLQIVPTWVCNAVDTTGAGDVFHGAFTYGVHYSWHIDNIILFASLTAAISIEKKGVRESMPDLAVVHNSLNHYERNLKQYFGD; this is encoded by the coding sequence ATGGCTATATTGTCCGTAGGGTTTTCATGTTTTGATCAGTTCTTTTTTCTCAATGAATGGCCCCAGGAGAACACGAAGAACTTTAGTCATGATTTTATTGAAAGCGGCGGCGGTCCCGCCGCAAACGCGGCGTGGTTGCTAGGACTATGGGGCGAAGACATTTACTACATAGGGCACTTAAATAAGGATATTTACGGGCAACGAATTATTGATGAGTTTGCCCAAGCGGGCGTCAATACCGATCACATCGTCTTTTCAGATGAAATGATCACCCCGTTAGCCTCAGTACTGGTTAATCGGTTAACAGGATCACGCACTATAATTACCCGTAAAATGCAAACGCTGCCGTCTCTGACCTATGACCAAAAATTAAAACTCGATGATTTAGCTGAAAGACTTATTTCCACAGAAGAGCCTGTCACATTATTAATCGACGGACATGAACCAGAAATAAGTGAGTACTTGTTAAAGAAGCTACCTAACGCTCGCGTGGTAATGGATGGGGGGTCATTGCGTGATAGCAATGTTAAGCTGGCTGCATGGACTGATTATTTCGTAGTCAGTGAACACTTCGCCCGCGACTATATGGGGTTAGCTTCTCTCAGCACTGAAACAGAACTAAAGTCGACCCTTATTGAATTAAATAAAATATGCCGTGGTGAAGCTTTTATTACACTAGGTGAAAAAGGATGTGCTTTTTTAAAAAACGGATTACTGCAAATTGTCCCAACCTGGGTGTGTAATGCAGTAGATACAACCGGTGCGGGTGATGTGTTTCATGGAGCATTTACCTACGGAGTCCATTACTCCTGGCACATTGATAATATTATTTTATTTGCTAGTTTGACCGCGGCCATTTCTATTGAGAAAAAAGGGGTTAGGGAATCAATGCCTGATCTGGCCGTCGTGCATAATTCATTAAATCACTACGAGAGGAATTTAAAGCAATACTTTGGCGATTAA
- a CDS encoding PTS ascorbate transporter subunit IIC: MQAILTFLSEIFSQPAFLMGIIAFVGLVALRSPGNKLLTGTLKPILGYLMLSAGAGVIVANLNPLGGIIEAGFNIRGVIPNNEAIVSVAQKLLGVETMSILLLGFIFNLLIARFTKYKYIFLTGHHSFFLACLFSAVLQAAEFRGWMLIVIGGFLLGSWSAISPAIGQRYTKQVTEDGGIAMGHFGSLGYYISAWIASKTGNPANSFADTEISEKWGFLRDTTVTTGIVMFVIYFICSAVAGNEYLSTITDQNMLIFSILTGLQFAVGVAIVYNGVRLILGDLVPAFQGISQKLIPNSIPAVDCAVFFTFSPTAVVVGFISSFIGGLVGMLFLGAFGMALIIPGMVPHFFCGGTSGVFADKLGGKRGCVIASFIGGIFLAFLPAMLLPALGNLGFENSTFADFDFAVWGIIIGNAFTHFGQITVYMICAVLLIALLVPFCFRSVRVVGDTLSYEDLIAGKKNE, encoded by the coding sequence ATGCAGGCTATACTCACTTTCTTATCAGAAATATTTAGTCAACCCGCATTTCTGATGGGGATCATCGCATTTGTAGGTTTAGTGGCGCTGCGCTCCCCAGGTAATAAATTACTAACTGGCACATTAAAACCGATATTAGGTTACTTAATGTTAAGTGCTGGCGCTGGCGTAATTGTTGCCAATCTTAATCCTCTTGGCGGTATTATCGAGGCTGGTTTTAATATCCGAGGTGTGATCCCAAATAATGAAGCAATTGTTTCTGTAGCACAAAAACTACTTGGCGTAGAGACAATGAGTATCCTATTGTTGGGTTTCATTTTTAATTTGTTGATCGCCCGTTTCACAAAATATAAGTACATTTTCTTGACTGGGCACCACTCCTTCTTCCTTGCCTGCTTATTTTCTGCGGTACTCCAGGCGGCGGAATTCCGTGGATGGATGCTTATCGTCATCGGCGGATTTTTACTGGGTTCATGGTCCGCTATCTCTCCCGCCATTGGTCAACGCTATACCAAACAGGTCACCGAAGATGGCGGAATTGCCATGGGGCACTTTGGATCACTAGGCTATTATATCTCCGCCTGGATCGCCAGCAAAACAGGTAATCCAGCAAATTCATTCGCTGATACCGAGATTTCAGAAAAATGGGGTTTTCTCCGCGACACCACAGTAACAACCGGTATTGTGATGTTTGTTATCTATTTTATTTGCAGCGCCGTCGCGGGCAACGAATACCTGAGTACAATCACTGACCAAAACATGCTGATTTTCTCTATTCTGACCGGTCTGCAATTTGCAGTGGGTGTTGCCATTGTTTACAACGGCGTACGCCTCATTCTGGGCGATCTGGTACCCGCCTTTCAGGGAATCAGCCAGAAGTTAATACCCAACTCAATTCCTGCCGTTGATTGTGCTGTATTTTTTACCTTTAGCCCTACAGCTGTCGTGGTCGGTTTCATCAGTTCGTTTATTGGCGGTCTGGTCGGCATGTTATTTTTGGGCGCATTCGGTATGGCGCTGATTATTCCAGGCATGGTACCCCACTTTTTCTGCGGCGGTACATCAGGCGTGTTCGCTGACAAACTTGGCGGGAAGCGTGGTTGCGTGATCGCCTCATTTATTGGTGGGATCTTCCTTGCGTTTCTTCCTGCGATGCTGCTACCAGCTTTGGGCAACCTGGGCTTCGAAAACAGCACTTTTGCCGATTTCGACTTTGCCGTATGGGGCATCATCATCGGTAATGCATTTACGCATTTTGGTCAAATTACGGTGTATATGATTTGTGCGGTGCTGCTTATCGCGCTGCTGGTGCCTTTCTGCTTCCGTTCTGTTCGTGTGGTGGGAGATACACTCAGCTATGAGGATCTCATCGCAGGGAAAAAAAATGAATAG
- the fba gene encoding class II fructose-1,6-bisphosphate aldolase → MLVSMKDMLQHALRDGYAVGQFNINNLEWVGAVLSTAQRLRSPVILGVSGGTVKHMLGLKCIHDIVVNAMDYLQTDIPVALHLDHGTTQEACEAAIEAGFSSIMFDGSHLPFSENLAITRNLVDIAHRKGISVEAELGTIAGSEDGIVNSNVIYADPQECATLVKETQVDCLAAALGSTHGLYKGKAKLGFTEMKAISELVKVPLVLHGGTGITDEDMRRAISCGTAKINVNTENMYAWCQAVKAIFAADTGHDVNDPRKVINLGLVPVQEMIAQRIHIFGSQNRV, encoded by the coding sequence ATGTTAGTTTCTATGAAGGACATGCTTCAGCATGCCCTACGGGATGGCTATGCCGTAGGACAATTCAATATTAATAATCTGGAATGGGTCGGGGCAGTATTAAGTACCGCACAACGACTTCGCTCTCCTGTTATTTTAGGCGTTTCCGGTGGCACGGTTAAGCATATGCTGGGATTAAAATGCATCCATGATATTGTGGTTAATGCAATGGATTACCTACAGACAGATATTCCGGTGGCTCTGCATCTTGATCACGGTACAACCCAGGAAGCTTGTGAGGCCGCCATTGAGGCAGGTTTTAGCTCCATTATGTTTGATGGATCTCACCTTCCGTTCAGTGAAAACCTTGCAATCACCCGCAATCTCGTCGATATAGCTCACCGCAAAGGTATTTCAGTCGAAGCCGAACTGGGAACAATTGCTGGCAGCGAAGACGGCATCGTGAACTCAAACGTTATCTATGCAGACCCTCAAGAGTGCGCCACACTGGTGAAAGAAACCCAGGTGGACTGCCTGGCCGCAGCCCTGGGTTCGACGCATGGATTATATAAAGGCAAGGCTAAACTAGGGTTCACTGAAATGAAAGCTATCTCTGAGTTGGTCAAAGTTCCTCTGGTATTGCACGGTGGAACCGGAATTACCGACGAGGACATGCGTAGGGCTATCTCATGCGGTACAGCAAAAATTAACGTCAACACGGAAAATATGTATGCCTGGTGCCAGGCTGTGAAAGCAATATTTGCCGCAGATACGGGTCACGATGTGAATGATCCCCGGAAAGTGATTAACCTGGGGTTGGTGCCTGTACAGGAAATGATTGCCCAGCGAATTCATATTTTTGGTTCGCAGAACAGAGTGTAG
- the queA gene encoding tRNA preQ1(34) S-adenosylmethionine ribosyltransferase-isomerase QueA, translating to MRVTDFTFELPESLIAHYPQAERSSCRLLSLDGPTGALTHGTFTDLLDKLNPGDLLVFNNTRVIPARLFGRKASGGKIEVLVERMLDDKRILAHIRASKAPKPGAELLLGDDESIKATMVARHDALFEVEFDDERSVLDILNAIGHMPLPPYIDRPDEDADRELYQTVYSEKPGAVAAPTAGLHFDDPLLAKLRDKGIEMAFVTLHVGAGTFQPVRVDTIEDHIMHSEYAEVPQDVVDAVLAAKARGNRVIAVGTTSVRSLESAAQAARNDLIEPFFGDTQIFIYPGYKYRVIDALVTNFHLPESTLIMLVSAFAGYKNTMNAYHEAVKAEYRFFSYGDAMFITYNPQAISERVGE from the coding sequence ATGCGCGTTACCGATTTCACCTTTGAACTTCCTGAATCCCTGATTGCTCACTATCCGCAGGCTGAACGCAGCAGTTGCCGCTTGCTGTCACTGGATGGGCCGACGGGCGCGCTGACGCACGGTACTTTCACCGATTTGCTCGACAAGCTCAACCCTGGAGATTTGCTGGTCTTTAACAATACCCGCGTGATCCCAGCCCGTCTATTTGGTCGTAAAGCCAGTGGCGGCAAGATTGAAGTGCTGGTCGAGCGTATGTTGGATGATAAACGTATCCTGGCACATATTCGCGCTTCTAAAGCGCCGAAGCCGGGTGCTGAACTGCTGCTTGGCGACGATGAAAGCATTAAAGCAACGATGGTTGCACGTCATGATGCGTTGTTCGAAGTGGAGTTTGACGACGAACGTAGCGTACTGGATATCCTCAATGCCATCGGCCATATGCCGTTGCCGCCGTATATCGACCGTCCTGATGAAGATGCCGACCGCGAACTGTACCAGACCGTTTACAGCGAAAAACCTGGCGCGGTGGCGGCACCGACAGCCGGTCTGCACTTTGACGATCCGTTGTTGGCAAAACTGCGTGATAAAGGCATTGAGATGGCGTTCGTGACGCTGCACGTTGGGGCGGGGACGTTCCAGCCGGTGCGCGTAGACACCATTGAAGATCACATCATGCACTCCGAATATGCCGAAGTGCCGCAGGATGTCGTTGATGCAGTGCTGGCGGCAAAAGCGCGCGGCAATCGCGTTATTGCGGTAGGGACGACGTCAGTTCGTTCGCTGGAAAGCGCGGCCCAGGCGGCTAGAAACGATCTGATCGAACCGTTCTTCGGTGATACGCAAATATTCATTTATCCAGGCTATAAATACCGGGTGATTGATGCGCTGGTGACTAACTTCCATCTGCCTGAATCGACATTGATTATGCTGGTATCCGCGTTTGCTGGCTATAAAAACACCATGAACGCCTATCATGAAGCCGTAAAAGCGGAATATCGCTTTTTTAGTTACGGGGATGCCATGTTTATCACGTACAATCCGCAAGCTATTTCCGAGCGTGTCGGGGAGTAA
- the acpH gene encoding ACP phosphodiesterase yields MNFLAHLHLAHLADSSLSGNLLADFVRGNPETHYSPDVVDGIFMHRRIDVMTDNLPEVREAKEWFRSETRRVAPITLDVMWDHFLSRHWSEISPDFPLAAFVSYAHTQVVTILPDSPPRFVNLNNYLWSEKWLERYQDMDFIQDVLNGMASRRPRLDALRDSWYDLDRHYDALEERFWRFYPQMMEQARRKAL; encoded by the coding sequence ATGAATTTTCTCGCTCATCTTCATCTCGCCCACCTTGCCGACAGCTCGCTTTCCGGCAATCTGCTGGCGGATTTTGTCCGGGGCAATCCGGAAACGCACTATTCACCTGACGTAGTGGACGGCATTTTTATGCATCGTCGAATCGACGTCATGACCGACAATCTGCCGGAAGTCCGTGAAGCCAAAGAATGGTTTCGCAGCGAGACGCGCCGCGTCGCACCAATTACGCTGGACGTGATGTGGGATCACTTTTTATCGCGCCACTGGTCAGAAATATCACCCGACTTCCCGCTAGCGGCCTTTGTGAGCTACGCCCATACCCAGGTTGTCACTATCCTGCCAGACTCGCCGCCGCGTTTTGTTAATTTGAACAACTATCTGTGGTCAGAGAAATGGCTGGAACGCTATCAGGATATGGATTTTATCCAGGATGTACTCAATGGCATGGCCAGTCGCCGCCCGCGCCTCGATGCCCTGCGCGACTCATGGTATGACCTGGATAGGCACTACGATGCCCTGGAAGAACGCTTCTGGCGTTTTTATCCGCAAATGATGGAACAGGCCCGCCGTAAAGCACTTTGA
- a CDS encoding antibiotic biosynthesis monooxygenase — MAQNKHVTLVITHTLLPEQAQRYEQWLGKIMPVAAEFPGHLGANVIRPTDGQNLWNIIIRFDTLEHLYQWTQSDTRRALVEEIAPLLAEGDKTEVRTEAAFWFTPPVVHVRQPRRWKQFLITLLVIFPSTNLVPWLTGMVLPSLKGSLLLHLINDACVVALVVWLWMPIVTRLFAGWLKKA, encoded by the coding sequence ATGGCGCAGAACAAACATGTGACGTTGGTGATTACTCACACGCTGTTGCCTGAGCAGGCGCAGCGGTATGAGCAGTGGCTGGGCAAAATTATGCCGGTAGCCGCAGAGTTCCCCGGTCATTTGGGGGCGAATGTTATTCGTCCTACTGATGGGCAAAATCTGTGGAACATAATTATCCGCTTCGACACCCTTGAGCATCTGTATCAGTGGACCCAGTCCGATACGCGCCGTGCGCTGGTTGAGGAGATTGCACCGCTGCTGGCCGAGGGCGATAAAACGGAAGTTCGTACCGAGGCGGCGTTCTGGTTTACGCCGCCAGTGGTGCATGTTCGCCAACCCAGGCGCTGGAAACAGTTTCTGATCACTCTGCTGGTGATTTTTCCCAGCACTAACCTGGTGCCGTGGTTAACCGGCATGGTGCTGCCCTCGTTGAAGGGATCGTTACTCTTGCATCTGATTAATGATGCCTGTGTGGTTGCGCTGGTGGTCTGGCTGTGGATGCCCATCGTAACCCGTCTGTTTGCCGGATGGCTGAAAAAAGCCTGA